A single Phragmites australis chromosome 4, lpPhrAust1.1, whole genome shotgun sequence DNA region contains:
- the LOC133915557 gene encoding cyclase-associated protein 1-like, whose protein sequence is MVDHIISGICCRRRGKTKKRRSGTASRKPQSHKAATAGIGVPRTRAHARTRERDDGRERTHREEKREKSRSGSMETAIVERLEAAVARLEAAVASGSSPLAAPRDLDAPAASDPSIVAYDEFVAEGVGRLTAAAEKIGGKVLDATKVLAEAFAVAKDLLVQAKQLQKPASMADAQDFFKPLSDVITKATVMTEGRRPDYFNHMKSIADSLPALAWVVFLGKDCGMSFPTAHVEESWQMAEFYNNKILVEYRNKDPDHIEWAKALKDLYMPGLRDYVKKYYPLGPVWGPAGGALVSQPKAAAPTPKAPLAKAPPPPAPPLAPLFSTEKSPKSSQPKEGMSAVFQEISSKPVTAGLRKVTDDMKTKNRADRSGVVSSTAPPPAAAPEKASRAGSFSFKSGPPKLELQMGRKWVVENQVGKKNLAIDDCDSRQSVYVYGCKDSVLQVNGKVNNITVDKCTKFGIVFKDVVAAFEVVNCNGVEVQCQGTAPTISIDNTSGCQLYLSKDSLGASITSAKSSEINVMVPSGVTDGDWVEHALPQQYIHSFKDGQFTTTPVSHSGA, encoded by the exons ATGGTCGACCACATCATCTCAGGAATTTGCTGTCGCCGCAGAGGAAAaacgaaaaaaagaagaagcggCACCGCAAGCCGAAAGCCGCAAAGCCATAAAGCCGCCACGGCTGGGATCGGCGTCCCAAGGACGAGAGCGCACGCACGGACGAGGGAGAGAGACGACGGACGAGAGCGCACGCacagagaggagaagagagagaaatcgAGATCCGGGTCAATGGAGACGGCGATTGTGGAGCGGCtcgaggcggcggtggcgcgacTCGAGGCCGCCGTGGCCTCCGGCTCCTCGCCCTTGGCGGCGCCGCGCGACCTCGACGCCCCGGCGGCGTCGGATCCGTCCATCGTGGCGTACGACGAGTTCGTCGCGGAGGGCGTCGGACGCCTCACCGCCGCGGCTGAGAAGATCGGCGGGAAGGTGCTGGACGCCACCAAGGTTCTCGCCGAGGCCTTCGCCGTCGCCAAGGACCTGCTCGTCCAGGCGAAGCAGCTACAG AAACCTGCATCAATGGCTGATGCACAGGACTTCTTTAAGCCCCTCAGTGATGTTATCACAAAGGCAACTGTGATGACGGAAGGAAGAAGGCCCGACTATTTCAATCATATGAAGAGCATTGCTGACAGTCTCCCTGCTTTGGCTTGGGTTGTATTCTTAGGGAAGGATTGTG GCATGAGCTTCCCAACAGCACATGTGGAAGAAAGCTGGCAGATGGCTGAGTTCTATAATAACAAG ATTCTTGTAGAATACAGGAACAAAGACCCTGATCATATTGAGTGGGCTAAGGCTTTGAAAGATCTATACATGCCTGGGTTGCGGGATTATGTTAAGAAATATTACCCTCTTGGACCTGTCTGGGGTCCTGCTGGAGGTGCCCTTGTTTCCCAACCAAAGGCAGCTGCTCCAACACCTAAAGCACCCCTGGCTAAGGCTCCCCCTCCACCAGCTCCTCCTTTGGCACCTCTTTTTAGCACAGAGAAGTCTCCAAAATCTTCACAGCCTAAAGAAGGGATGTCAGCTGTTTTTCAAGAGATTAGTTCAAAACCCGTGACTGCAG GGTTGCGAAAGGTTACTGATGACATGAAGACTAAAAACCGTGCTGATAGAAGCGGTGTTGTCAGCAGcactgctcctcctcctgctgcagcTCCTGAGAAGGCTTCTCGTGCAGGGTCCTTCTCCTTCAAGTCTGGACCCCCAAAACTGGAGCTTCAGATGGGACGCAA ATGGGTGGTCGAGAATCAAGTTGGTAAGAAGAACCTTGCTATTGATGATTGTGATTCCAGACAATCTGTCTATGTGTATGGATGCAAGGATTCTGTCCTTCAAGTAAATG GAAAGGTTAACAATATCACCGTTGACAAATGCACCAAATTTGGAATCGTTTTCAAG GATGTCGTAGCAGCTTTTGAGGTTGTGAACTGCAATGGTGTTGAGGTCCAATGTCAG GGTACGGCACCAACAATATCAATCGACAACACATCCGGATGTCAGTTATACTTAAGCAAAGATTCGCTGGGAGCTTCAATTACTTCAGCTAAATCTAGTGAAATCAATGTGATGGTTCCGAGTGGCGTTACTGATGGCGATTGG GTGGAGCATGCTTTACCTCAGCAGTACATCCATAGTTTCAAGGACGGGCAGTTTACCACGACACCAGTTTCACACTCCGGAGCATAA